The genomic segment CCGAATTGTTCTCAATAGCCCACAAGCAAAGAATTCAATTCATTCTTTCTACGCATTCGCCGTACATCCTAGAGCAACTGCCTACCGAGGCAAGAGTTTACATCCAAGTCGAACGCCACGGTAACCGCGACGTCATCTATGGCGTCACTCCAGATTTTGCCATGTCGCTAATGGATGACGTGGATCACACCGAATTGACCCTGTACTGCGAAGACAAAGAAGCGGCGGTCATGATCGACGCGCTCATATCGAATGAGAGTCCAGATCTTAGGCGGCGGATTTCCATCACCCCCGTGGGCCCCGCCAGCACAGTGAAAACTCTCGGGCAGCTCGCAGATGAGGAAAAATTGCCCGGGAAATCGATTGGCATACTTGATGCCGATCAAGATCTTACGATCGGATGCGTACGAATACCTGGAACTTCTGCGCCCGAGCGAGAAGTATTTGAAAATACGGACGAGAATTATTGGGACGTCGTCGCACTTAGGCTAGGCGTCCGAACCGGAGACTTGCTGGACGCAGTCGAGGACGCCAAACGTCTTGAGAATCATCACGCATGGTCTCGACGTGTCGCCGAAAATCTAGGGCCGCGCGTCCGCACCGATCGAGTATGGGAGGATGCGGCTGCAGTATGGTCCCAAGAGGTCGTAGATTCTGCCGATCGAGCACAATTCGTCAAGGATATACTCGGGCATCTCGATGGTTAGTTCATCCAGACGGAGTCGACACCAATATCCGTAGGGCCTAAAAGAACGCACGCACCGCCTGACCTTTGGGCGGCGCGACTGCCCCGGCGGAGCTGGCAACTCGCAGTCCCTCGCCAGTAAGAACTGTGCAGCGGGGCCTCATCGCCACCCACTGGTCGTTGGCGACGACGATCGGCGGGAGGCGCCCCCGCGCCCCCTTGCTTCGAGCGCACTCGAAGGCGTTGGGTGGGGAGTCATGAAGTACACGCAGCTCGGACGCACGGGCCTCAAGGTCAGCCGCCTCGTTCTCGGAACGATGAACTTCGGCCCGCAGACCAACGAATCCGACAGTCACTCGCTCATGGACGCCGCACTGGACGCGGGCGTCAACTTCTTCGACACCGCGAACGTCTACGGCTGGGGCGAGAACAAGGGCCGCACCGAGGAGATCCTCGGCACCTGGTTCGCCCAGGGCGGCGACCGCCGCGACAAGGTCGTCCTCGCCACCAAGGTCTACGGGAACATGGGCCCGGACGGCGAGGCGTGGCCCAACCACGACAAGCTCTCCGCGCTCAACATCCGCCGCGCCGTCGACGCCAGCCTCAAGCGGCTCCAGACGGACCACATCGACCTGTACCAGTTCCACCACGTCGACCGGTCCACCCCGGCCGAGGAGATCTGGCAGGCCATCGACGTACTGATCCAGCAGGGCAAGATCCTGTACGCGGGCTCTTCCAACTTCGCCGGCTACAAGATCGCCCAGGCCAACGAGACGGCCAAGCGCCTCGGCTCGTTCGGACTGGTCAGCGAGCAGTGCCTGTACAACCTGATGGCCCGCGACGCCGAGATGGAGGTCATCCCGGCCGCCCAGGAGTACGGCCTCGGCGTCATCCCCTGGTCGCCGCTCCAGGGCGGCCTGCTCGGCGGCGCGCTGCGCAAGGAGCGCGAGGGCGGCGGCGCCCGGTCCACCACCGGCCGCTCCGCCGACGGCCTCGCGGACCCGAAGGTGCGCGCCCAGATCCAGGCGTACGAGGACCTGCTCGACAAGCACGGTCTGGAGCCCGGCGAGGTCGGCCTGGCCTGGCTGCTGACCCGCCCGGGCATCACCGGCCCGATCTCGGGCCCGCGCACCCGCGAGCAGCTCGACTCCGCGCTGCGCGCGGTGGAGCTGGAGCTGTCCGAGGAGGTGCTGGCCTCGCTGGAGGAGATCTTCCCCGGCCCGGGCCCGTCCCCGGAGAGCTTCGCCTGGTAGTCCGGCACGCCGCGTACCTCCCGGTACCGCTCCCGGTCGACGGTCAGCCGTCGGCCGGGGCGCCCGGGGCGCCGCCCGTGCGGGCCGTCGTCAGTTGCCCACGGCCGCCGCCACGGCGACGACGACGAACATCAGCACGAGAACGGTGGCCATGATGCGGTTTCTGGTCTTCGGATCCACCCGACGAGGTTAACCGCCCCACCGGCCTCCCCCGTCACCCGCCCCGGTCACCGGCCCCGCCCGGCCACCCCGCCCGGCGACGCTCACCGCCCCGCCCGGCCACCCCGCCCGGCGACGCTCACCGCCCCAGCGGCCAGGCCCGCACCTCCTCGTAGCGCGGCTGCTCGCCGGGCACCCCGGACACCGGCAGGTGGCTGCGGACCAGGCTCAGCGTGTCCGCCTCCCAGGCCACCCCCTCGAACCCCTCCAGCGCGCCGGTGAACGGGTGCAGGTCCACGTCCGTACGGCTGCGCGCGAGCGTGAGGTGGGGCCGGTAGTGGCGGTGCTCCTCCATCGGGACACCCGCCCGGCGGGCGGCGGCGTGGGTGCGTTCCGCGAGCAGCCGCAGCGCGTCCAGCCCGCCCGCCGCCCCGGCCCACAGCACCCGTCCGTCGAACCGGCCGCCGCCGTGCACCCGCAGCGGGAACGGCTCGCTCCGGTGGGCGGCGCGCTCCAGCCGCTCGTACAGCTCCGGCAGCAGCGTCTCGTCCACCTCCCCGTAGAAGGCGAGCGTGAAGTGCCACCCCTCCGTCCCGCTCCACCGCAGGCTCCCCGCCCCCGGCAGCGCGTGCAACGGGGCGACGGCGGTCCGCAGCTCCTCGACGGCGGGGGCGGGCGGCAGGACGGCGGCGAAGAGGCGTTGGTGCTGGCTGCCGGTCGCGGCTTGCTGGCTGCTCATGCGGGCGAGTCTCGCAGTTGCCCGCATGCCCGGGAGGCCGGACGTGTCGTCGCACGGCGTGGCTGCCCCGACGCGGGAGGCTGCCGGGGAGGAGCCGACCCGCAGAAGACCGGGCGCAGAAAACCGTTCCGCCCTCCTTCCCCCGCGCGCGGGAAGGAGGGCGGAACGGTGTCAGCGATCGCTCGATCTACGCCGCTGTCGCCAGCTGTTCGCGCGGGACGAAGCGGACGTGAGGGCGCCCCGGGCGGAGGTCCACCTTCACCCTCAGGCCGCCGAGGCGGGCCAGGACGAAGCCGATGACCAGGGCCGCGAGCAGCGATATGCCGCCGCCGAACGCGAAGCCGGTGCGGGGGCCGTACGTGTCGCTGATCCAGCCGACGATCGGGGCTCCGACGGGCGTACCACCGGCGAACACCATCATGTAGAGGCTCATCACCCGGCCGCGCATGGCCGGGTCCGCGGCCATCTGGACGCTGGTGTTGGCGCTGATGTTGGTCGTCATGCCGAGCATCCCGATCGGCACCAGCAGGACCGCGAAGATCCAGACGGCCGGCGAGAGCGAGGCGGCGACCTCCAGCAGCCCGAAGAGGGTGCCCGCCGCGACGACCATCCGCAGCCGCGAGGAGCGGCGCCGGGCGGCCAGCAGGGCTCCTATCAGGGAGCCGCAGGCCATCAGGATGTTGAAGAAGGAGTACATCCCGGCGCCGCCGTGGAAGATCTCGTCGGCGTAGGCGGTGAGCCAGATCGGGAAGTTGAATCCGAAGGTACCGACGAAGCCGACCAGGGCGATGGGCCAGATCAGCTCCGGGCGCCCCTTCACGTACCGCAGGCCCTCGCGGAGCTGGCCCTTGGCGCGGGGAACGATCACCGTCTGGTGGAGTTCGCTCGTCCTCATCAGCAGCAGGCCGACGAGGGGGGCCACGAAGGACAGGCCGTTGAACATGAAAGCCCAGCCGCTGCCGACCGTGGTGATCAGGACACCCGCGATGGCGGGGCCGATGAGGCGGGCGGACTGGAAGTTCGCGGAGTTCAGGCTGACGGCGTTGCGGAGCTGCTTCGGGCCGACCATCTCGGAGACGAAGGACTGGCGGGCCGGGTTGTCCACGACCGTGACCATGCCGAGCAGGAACGCGATCAGGTAGACGTGCCAGACCTGTACGAGGCCCGCGAGGGTCAGGGTGGCCAGGGACACTCCGCAGAGGCCGAGCAGGGTCTGGCTGACGAGCAGGAGCCTGCGCTTCGGGAAGCGGTCGGCGACGACGCCGCCGTAGAGACCGAAGAGCAGCATCGGGAGGAACTGGAGGGCCGTGGTGATACCGACGGCCGCAGCGGACCCGGTGAGGCTGAGAACCAGCCAGTCCTGCGTGATGCGGGACATCCAGGTACCGGTGTTGGAGATCACGGCGCCCGTGGCGAACAGGCGGTAGTTGCGGATCTTCAGCGACGAGAAGGTCCCGCCGGTCGTGCTGTCGTGGGTGGCGGTCGGTGCGGGGGCGGAGTCTGCTCCGGATCCCGTACTCAAAAGGGTTCGCCTCCTCGGCGTGGGTGAATGCTGGCAGGTGACGAAGGAACGGCGACGTCGAGCGCGGCGGCTGTGGTCCAGCCGGCCCGGGGCGTCACAGGTGGGCGAGCTTCTCGAGCACGGGTGCGGCGACCCTGAGCTTCTCCCACTCGTCCTCGTCGAGGCCCTCGGCGAGTCCGGCCAGCCAGGCGTTCCGCTTCGTGCGGCTCTCACTGAGCATGGCCTCGGCCTGCTCGGTCTGGCTGACCTTCTTCTGGCGACGGTCATCGGGGTGCGGTTCCAGACTGACCAGTCCCTTGGCTTCCAGCAGCGCGACGATGCGAGTCATCGACGGGGGCTGGACGTGCTCCTTGCGGGCCAGCTCACCGGGGGTGGCCGAACCGCAGCGGGCGAGGGTGCCGAGCACCGACATCTCGGTGGGGCTCAGCGACTCGTCGACGCGCTGGTGCTTGAGGCGTCGGCCGAGCAGCATCACGGCGGAGCGGAGGGAGCTCACGGCGGCGGCACTGTCGCCGTCGTGGATCAGGTCAGGCATGGTCATTAGCGTAACTCATTACTTTAACTAAAGACCAATCGGTGGTACGCGCGAGAAACTGCTCACCCGAACGAGTGAGTCAGGCGCGGAAAGTCACACCAAAAGCGCGCCGGGGCGGCGACCCTGCTTGGCATGGGATCGACAGTACTCAGCCTGCGGATCGACGGTGAGCTGCTCGACCGGCTCCGGCAGCACGCCGCAAAACGCGGAATGAGCGTCCAGGACTACGTGGTCCGGACGCTCATTCGCGACGACTTCGACGAGCGCTTCAAGTCGGCGGTCGACGAGACGGAGAAGTTCTACGGGCCCCAGGGCCGGCAGGACCCGGTGGACCGGATCACGTGACCGGGCGCCCGGAGGAAGGGGGGCGGCGGGTCGGGTGATCCGGTCGGCCGGGTCGGATCAGGTGAGGCCGAGGGCCGGCATCGCGTAGTAGAAGACGAAGACCGCCGACACCACGTACATGGCCACCGGCACCTCACGGCCCCGGCCGGCCGCCAGCCGCATCGCGCTGAAGGCGATGAAGCCGATGCCGATGCCGTTGGTGATGGAGTAGGTGAACGGCATCATCACCATGGCGAGGAACGCCGGGATGGCGAGGGTGAAGTCGCTCCAGTCGACGCCCCGGACCGAGCTCGCGACGATCAGGAACCCGACCGCGACCAGCGCCGGGGTGGCGGCCTGCGAGGGGACCATGGTCGCCAGCGGGGTCAGGAACAGCGCCACCGTGAAGAGCAGGCCGCTGACCACGCTCGCGAGGCCGGTACGCGCCC from the Streptomyces sp. NBC_01335 genome contains:
- a CDS encoding MFS transporter, whose amino-acid sequence is MSTGSGADSAPAPTATHDSTTGGTFSSLKIRNYRLFATGAVISNTGTWMSRITQDWLVLSLTGSAAAVGITTALQFLPMLLFGLYGGVVADRFPKRRLLLVSQTLLGLCGVSLATLTLAGLVQVWHVYLIAFLLGMVTVVDNPARQSFVSEMVGPKQLRNAVSLNSANFQSARLIGPAIAGVLITTVGSGWAFMFNGLSFVAPLVGLLLMRTSELHQTVIVPRAKGQLREGLRYVKGRPELIWPIALVGFVGTFGFNFPIWLTAYADEIFHGGAGMYSFFNILMACGSLIGALLAARRRSSRLRMVVAAGTLFGLLEVAASLSPAVWIFAVLLVPIGMLGMTTNISANTSVQMAADPAMRGRVMSLYMMVFAGGTPVGAPIVGWISDTYGPRTGFAFGGGISLLAALVIGFVLARLGGLRVKVDLRPGRPHVRFVPREQLATAA
- the thpR gene encoding RNA 2',3'-cyclic phosphodiesterase, giving the protein MSSQQAATGSQHQRLFAAVLPPAPAVEELRTAVAPLHALPGAGSLRWSGTEGWHFTLAFYGEVDETLLPELYERLERAAHRSEPFPLRVHGGGRFDGRVLWAGAAGGLDALRLLAERTHAAARRAGVPMEEHRHYRPHLTLARSRTDVDLHPFTGALEGFEGVAWEADTLSLVRSHLPVSGVPGEQPRYEEVRAWPLGR
- a CDS encoding ribbon-helix-helix protein, CopG family; its protein translation is MGSTVLSLRIDGELLDRLRQHAAKRGMSVQDYVVRTLIRDDFDERFKSAVDETEKFYGPQGRQDPVDRIT
- a CDS encoding MarR family winged helix-turn-helix transcriptional regulator — translated: MPDLIHDGDSAAAVSSLRSAVMLLGRRLKHQRVDESLSPTEMSVLGTLARCGSATPGELARKEHVQPPSMTRIVALLEAKGLVSLEPHPDDRRQKKVSQTEQAEAMLSESRTKRNAWLAGLAEGLDEDEWEKLRVAAPVLEKLAHL
- a CDS encoding aldo/keto reductase, whose product is MKYTQLGRTGLKVSRLVLGTMNFGPQTNESDSHSLMDAALDAGVNFFDTANVYGWGENKGRTEEILGTWFAQGGDRRDKVVLATKVYGNMGPDGEAWPNHDKLSALNIRRAVDASLKRLQTDHIDLYQFHHVDRSTPAEEIWQAIDVLIQQGKILYAGSSNFAGYKIAQANETAKRLGSFGLVSEQCLYNLMARDAEMEVIPAAQEYGLGVIPWSPLQGGLLGGALRKEREGGGARSTTGRSADGLADPKVRAQIQAYEDLLDKHGLEPGEVGLAWLLTRPGITGPISGPRTREQLDSALRAVELELSEEVLASLEEIFPGPGPSPESFAW